From Salvia splendens isolate huo1 chromosome 3, SspV2, whole genome shotgun sequence, a single genomic window includes:
- the LOC121795539 gene encoding ubiquitin-conjugating enzyme E2 variant 1D encodes MTLGSGGSSVVVPRNFRLLEELERGEKGIGDGTVSYGMDDGDDIYMRSWTGTIIGPHNSVHEGRIYQLKLFCDKDYPEKPPNVRFHSRVNMTCVNHETGVVEPKKFSLLSNWQREYTMEDILTQLKKEMTATHNRKLVQPPEGTYF; translated from the exons ATGACTCTTGGCTCAGGAGGATCCAGTGTCGTGG TCCCTAGAAATTTCAGGTTGCTGGAAGAACTTGAACGTGGAGAGAAGGGAATTGGGGATGGTACTGTGAGCTATGGAATGGATGATGGTGATGATATTTACATGCGGTCATGGACAGGAACCATCATAGGTCCACACAAT TCTGTACATGAAGGGCGTATATATCAGCTGAAGTTATTCTGTGACAAAGATTATCCAGAGAAGCCTCCCAATGTTCGTTTTCATTCTCGGGTTAACATGACTTGTGTAAACCATGAAACTGGCGTG GTGGAACCAAAGAAGTTTTCGCTCCTATCAAATTGGCAGCGTGAGTACACAATGGAAGATATACTGACACAGCTGAAAAAAGAGATGACAGCGACTCACAACCGTAAGCTGGTCCAGCCTCCGGAAGGAACCTATTTCTAG